A part of Meleagris gallopavo isolate NT-WF06-2002-E0010 breed Aviagen turkey brand Nicholas breeding stock chromosome 26, Turkey_5.1, whole genome shotgun sequence genomic DNA contains:
- the LOC100546884 gene encoding transmembrane protein 45B-like: MPTSFLGSALRGTFFFIFGLWWSVRYPLKYLRRKTNAENQPSYGLRRVEVFEGAVKAFFALAGILVEQFVPSGPHLMLYSPKTHSWTDLTHWHYTTMYLFFLLSGIVDVVSHSPLKLPLGLDRLSLSVALFMEGLLFCFRNYGDAALDQHLHSLLAFAIFAGALCVLLEVFLRDHIILECLRTSTFLLQGSWLWQIGFVLSPPWGGPGWDQTDSSNFSFLTMCFCWHYAGALITLAANAAVSRCCNESCQLRFGDIDVELDCGLCIRKKGSGGALLPEGGTEEK; encoded by the exons ATGCCGACGAGTTTCCTTGGCAGCGCCCTCCGGGGCACCTTCTTCTTCATCTTTGGTCTCTGGTGGTCGGTGCGATACCCCCTGAAGTatctcagaaggaaaacaaatgctgagAACCAGCCAAGCTATGGGCTCCGGCGTGTGGAAGTCTTTGAAGGGGCAGTCAAAGCTTTCTTTGCCCTGGCAG GGATCCTGGTGGAGCAGTTTGTCCCCTCTGGTCCTCACCTGATGCTGTACAGCCCCAAGACGCACAGCTGGACAGACCTCACGCATTGGCACTACACCACCATGtacctcttcttcctcctctctggCATCGTGGATGTGGTCTCACACTCACCACTCAAACTGCCATTGGGTTTAGATCGGCTCTCGCTGTCCGTGGCTCTGTTCATGGAAG GTTTGCTCTTCTGCTTCCGTAACTATGGTGATGCTGCACTGGACCAGCACCTCCACTCACTGTTGGCCTTCGCTATTTTTGCTGGAGCCCTCTGTGTCCTCCTGGAGGTGTTTCTCCGAGATCACATCATCCTGGAGTGCCTCAGGACCAGCACATTCCTTCTGCAGGGCTCCTGGCTCTGGCAG ATCGGGTTTGTGCTGTCCCCTCCCTGGGGAGGACCGGGCTGGGACCAGACTGACAGCAGCAATTTCTCATTCCTCACCATGTGCTTCTGCTGGCACTATGCAGGAGCCCTCATCACCCTGGCAGCCAACGCGGCCGTGTCACGCTG CTGCAATGAATCCTGCCAGCTGCGATTCGGGGACATCGACGTGGAGCTGGACTGCGGCCTGTGCATCCGCAAGAAGGGCTCTGGTGGGGCACTGCTGCCCGAGGGCGGCACTGAGGAGAAGTGA
- the LOC100546734 gene encoding transmembrane protein 45B — MANFKGHALPGSFFLVFGLWWSVKYPLRYLSQKASKKSKNNYCFQRVDAIEGGVKITFALIGMLAEQFVPDGPHLYLYSGEKRDWVKLMNWQHTTMYLFYGLSGVVDIFTYVCSTVPRGLDRLMLSVAVFVEGCLFYYHVLHRPMLDQHIHSLLLIAIFSGACSTMLEVFLRDNIVLEMFRAGVTIVQGTWFWQVGVVLFQPWGGPMWDESDHSNIMFLTMCFFWHWAAAVVILAVNYSIAYSCMQRCGRSSGEPYISLGVRKQKGDMGSQAAFLNGSDEE, encoded by the exons ATGGCAAACTTCAAGGGCCATGCACTTCCTGGCAGTTTCTTCCTGGTCTTTGGGCTCTGGTGGTCTGTGAAATACCCACTGAGGTACCTCAGccagaaagcaagcaaaaagtcCAAAAATAATTACTGCTTCCAGCGAGTGGATGCCATTGAAGGAGGAGTTAAAATCACCTTTGCTCTAATAG GGATGCTGGCAGAACAGTTCGTCCCCGATGGGCCCCATTTGTACCTCTACAGTGGGGAGAAACGTGACTGGGTGAAGCTGATGAACTGGCAGCACACCACCATGTACCTCTTCTACGGCCTCTCCGGGGTGGTGGACATCTTCACCTACGTCTGCAGCACGGTGCCGCGGGGTCTGGACCGCCTGATGCTGTCCGTGGCTGTGTTTGTCGAAG GTTGTCTCTTTTATTACCACGTCCTTCACCGCCCCATGCTGGATCAACACATCCACTCCCTGCTGCTCATCGCCATATTTTCGGGGGCCTGCAGCACCATGCTGGAGGTCTTCCTCAGGGACAACATCGTgctggagatgttcagagcTGGTGTCACCATCGTCCAGGGAACGTGGTTCTGGCAG GTCGGGGTCGTGCTGTTCCAGCCATGGGGAGGTCCCATGTGGGATGAAAGCGACCACAGCAACATCATGTTCCTCACCATGTGCTTCTTCTGGCACTGGGCGGCCGCAGTGGTCATCCTGGCTGTGAACTACAGCATTGCTTACAG CTGCATGCAGCGGTGTGGGAGAAGCAGTGGAGAGCCCTACATCAGCCTGGGGGTCCGGAAGCAGAAGGGTGATATGGGCTCCCAGGCTGCATTCCTGAATGGATCGGATGAAGAGTGA